In Musa acuminata AAA Group cultivar baxijiao chromosome BXJ3-11, Cavendish_Baxijiao_AAA, whole genome shotgun sequence, one DNA window encodes the following:
- the LOC135586475 gene encoding lecithin-cholesterol acyltransferase-like 4 isoform X1 has product MAVLEDLIRSIELCLRLVKKQQPLVDPNLDPVLLVPGIAGSILNAVDDNGKEERVWVRILGADHEFRAKVWSQFDPATGKTISLDEKSRIMVPEDRYGLYAIDCLDPDMIVGRDGVCYYHDMIEQMITWGYQEGTTLFGFGYDFRQSNRLQETLDSLSAKLESVYVSSGGKKMNIITHSMGGLLVKCFMCLHSDIFEKYVKSWIAIAAPFQGAPGYITTGLLNGMSFVEGWEGNFFITKWSMQQLLIECPSIYELMACPNFCWEDVPLLQMWRQKHDGSGKSSILLESYEPLEAITLMNEALAKNTQVAYGSMQVPLLLNLEILKWANETHEILSRAKLPDAVKFYNIYGIHNDTPHSICYGNQESPISDTEQLVSAQPKYICVNGDGTVPAESAKADGLNAAARVGVPADHRGIICDRHVFRILKHWLKAGEPDPFYNALNDYVILPTAFEIERHTEKSMQVAALKEEWEIISTVADEDNKPADLPPMVGSLSVSCGNNVQSMEKAEATVLVHPQSKGRQHVEVRAVSVTMGAL; this is encoded by the exons ATGGCGGTGCTGGAGGACCTGATACGGTCGATTGAGTTGTGCTTGAGGTTGGTCAAGAAGCAGCAGCCGCTCGTGGACCCTAATCTTGATCCCGTGCTGCTGGTTCCCGGGATCGCCGGGTCGATACTGAACGCCGTTGATGATAATGGTAAGGAGGAACGGGTGTGGGTGCGGATTCTTGGTGCCGATCATGAGTTCCGGGCGAAGGTCTGGTCGCAGTTTGATCCCGCCACTG GGAAGACAATTTCACTTGATGAAAAATCAAGAATTATGGTTCCTGAAGATAGATATGGACTATATGCAATTGATTGTTTGGACCCAGACATG ATTGTGGGACGGGATGGGGTTTGCTATTATCACGACATGATAGAGCAGATGATAACGTGGGGTTACCAAGAGGGCACAACCCTTTTTGGGTTTGGATATGATTTTCGACAGAGTAATAG GCTTCAAGAAACTCTAGATAGCTTATCTGCAAAGCTAGAATCGGTATATGTGTCATCCGGTGGAAAGAAGATGAATATTATAACCCACTCAATGGGAGGGCTGCTTGTGAAGTGTTTCATGTGCCTTCACAGTGAT ATTTTTGAGAAATATGTGAAGAGCTGGATTGCAATTGCTGCACCATTTCAAG GTGCACCTGGATATATAACAACTGGTCTCTTGAATGGTATGTCCTTCGTGGAAGGGTGGGAGGGAAACTTTTTCATCACCAAATGGAGCATGCAACAACTG CTTATTGAATGCCCATCCATTTATGAGTTGATGGCCTGTCCCAACTTTTGTTGGGAAGATGTTCCTCTTTTGCAAATGTGGAGACAGAAGCATGATGGTTCTGGAAAATCCAGTATTCTGCTGGAGTCATATGAGCCTCTAGAAGCTATAACTTTGATGAACGAGGCTCTTGCAAAAAATACG CAGGTTGCTTATGGAAGCATGCAGGTTCCTTTACTGTTGAATTTAGAAATTCTGAAATGGGCCAATGAAACTCATGAAATTTTATCTCGTGCTAAGCTTCCGGATGCAGTAAAATTTTACAATATATATGGGATTCATAATGACACACCACATAGCATCTG TTATGGGAATCAGGAATCACCAATTTCAGACACAGAGCAACTTGTTTCTGCACAG CCTAAGTATATTTGCGTTAATGGTGATGGAACAGTTCCTGCCGAATCAGCAAAG GCCGATGGGCTCAATGCAGCAGCAAGAGTTGGAGTTCCTGCTGATCATCGAGGAATAATATGCGACCGACATGTTTTCAGAATATTGAAGCACTGGCTGAAGGCAGGAGAGCCAGATCCTTTCTACAATGCTCTCAATGATTATGTAATTTTGCCCACAGCATTCGAGATCGAGAGGCATACAGAGAAAAGCATGCAGGTAGCTGCTCTGAAGGAAGAATGGGAGATCATATCAACCGTCGCCGACGAAGATAATAAACCAGCTGATCTTCCACCTATGGTGGGCTCATTATCAGTGTCTTGCGGTAACAATGTGCAATCAATGGAGAAGGCCGAGGCTACTGTTCTTGTGCACCCTCAAAGCAAAGGCCGACAGCATGTTGAAGTCAGAGCAGTCAGTGTAACCATGGGTGCATTGTAA
- the LOC135586475 gene encoding lecithin-cholesterol acyltransferase-like 4 isoform X2 yields MAVLEDLIRSIELCLRLVKKQQPLVDPNLDPVLLVPGIAGSILNAVDDNGKEERVWVRILGADHEFRAKVWSQFDPATGKTISLDEKSRIMVPEDRYGLYAIDCLDPDMIVGRDGVCYYHDMIEQMITWGYQEGTTLFGFGYDFRQSNRLQETLDSLSAKLESVYVSSGGKKMNIITHSMGGLLVKCFMCLHSDIFEKYVKSWIAIAAPFQGAPGYITTGLLNGMSFVEGWEGNFFITKWSMQQLLIECPSIYELMACPNFCWEDVPLLQMWRQKHDGSGKSSILLESYEPLEAITLMNEALAKNTVAYGSMQVPLLLNLEILKWANETHEILSRAKLPDAVKFYNIYGIHNDTPHSICYGNQESPISDTEQLVSAQPKYICVNGDGTVPAESAKADGLNAAARVGVPADHRGIICDRHVFRILKHWLKAGEPDPFYNALNDYVILPTAFEIERHTEKSMQVAALKEEWEIISTVADEDNKPADLPPMVGSLSVSCGNNVQSMEKAEATVLVHPQSKGRQHVEVRAVSVTMGAL; encoded by the exons ATGGCGGTGCTGGAGGACCTGATACGGTCGATTGAGTTGTGCTTGAGGTTGGTCAAGAAGCAGCAGCCGCTCGTGGACCCTAATCTTGATCCCGTGCTGCTGGTTCCCGGGATCGCCGGGTCGATACTGAACGCCGTTGATGATAATGGTAAGGAGGAACGGGTGTGGGTGCGGATTCTTGGTGCCGATCATGAGTTCCGGGCGAAGGTCTGGTCGCAGTTTGATCCCGCCACTG GGAAGACAATTTCACTTGATGAAAAATCAAGAATTATGGTTCCTGAAGATAGATATGGACTATATGCAATTGATTGTTTGGACCCAGACATG ATTGTGGGACGGGATGGGGTTTGCTATTATCACGACATGATAGAGCAGATGATAACGTGGGGTTACCAAGAGGGCACAACCCTTTTTGGGTTTGGATATGATTTTCGACAGAGTAATAG GCTTCAAGAAACTCTAGATAGCTTATCTGCAAAGCTAGAATCGGTATATGTGTCATCCGGTGGAAAGAAGATGAATATTATAACCCACTCAATGGGAGGGCTGCTTGTGAAGTGTTTCATGTGCCTTCACAGTGAT ATTTTTGAGAAATATGTGAAGAGCTGGATTGCAATTGCTGCACCATTTCAAG GTGCACCTGGATATATAACAACTGGTCTCTTGAATGGTATGTCCTTCGTGGAAGGGTGGGAGGGAAACTTTTTCATCACCAAATGGAGCATGCAACAACTG CTTATTGAATGCCCATCCATTTATGAGTTGATGGCCTGTCCCAACTTTTGTTGGGAAGATGTTCCTCTTTTGCAAATGTGGAGACAGAAGCATGATGGTTCTGGAAAATCCAGTATTCTGCTGGAGTCATATGAGCCTCTAGAAGCTATAACTTTGATGAACGAGGCTCTTGCAAAAAATACG GTTGCTTATGGAAGCATGCAGGTTCCTTTACTGTTGAATTTAGAAATTCTGAAATGGGCCAATGAAACTCATGAAATTTTATCTCGTGCTAAGCTTCCGGATGCAGTAAAATTTTACAATATATATGGGATTCATAATGACACACCACATAGCATCTG TTATGGGAATCAGGAATCACCAATTTCAGACACAGAGCAACTTGTTTCTGCACAG CCTAAGTATATTTGCGTTAATGGTGATGGAACAGTTCCTGCCGAATCAGCAAAG GCCGATGGGCTCAATGCAGCAGCAAGAGTTGGAGTTCCTGCTGATCATCGAGGAATAATATGCGACCGACATGTTTTCAGAATATTGAAGCACTGGCTGAAGGCAGGAGAGCCAGATCCTTTCTACAATGCTCTCAATGATTATGTAATTTTGCCCACAGCATTCGAGATCGAGAGGCATACAGAGAAAAGCATGCAGGTAGCTGCTCTGAAGGAAGAATGGGAGATCATATCAACCGTCGCCGACGAAGATAATAAACCAGCTGATCTTCCACCTATGGTGGGCTCATTATCAGTGTCTTGCGGTAACAATGTGCAATCAATGGAGAAGGCCGAGGCTACTGTTCTTGTGCACCCTCAAAGCAAAGGCCGACAGCATGTTGAAGTCAGAGCAGTCAGTGTAACCATGGGTGCATTGTAA
- the LOC103971399 gene encoding protein PHLOEM PROTEIN 2-LIKE A9 — MESSPHYNPQDKLTDEKVKREAIEISEDKSRAKIDPVALDVTWGNDPRHWCINKNKLGSITLLQVSWLEVVGKLDGSRLVAGERYKVKFMVKMRADAFGWSGCPVYLMAKDASGKFVWKKADLSLLPSDTELPIPDIQSQVLIFTAPPDQVVFGLFEIWRGTWKGGLEIVRVIIDKVPPDNFKR; from the exons ATGGAGTCATCTCCTCATTACAACCCCCAAGATAAGCTAACTGACGAGAAAGTCAAACGAGAAGCCATTGAG ATATCCGAGGACAAGTCTAGAGCGAAAATTGATCCGGTTGCACTCGACGTCACTTGGGGCAACGATCCCCGCCACTGGTGCATCAACAAAAACAAACT GGGTTCGATCACCTTGCTCCAGGTATCGTGGCTCGAGGTAGTCGGCAAGCTGGACGGGAGTCGATTGGTGGCCGGCGAGAGGTACAAGGTGAAGTTCATGGTGAAGATGAGGGCAGACGCATTCGGGTGGAGCGGCTGCCCGGTGTACCTGATGGCCAAGGATGCCAGTGGAAAGTTCGTATGGAAGAAGGCGGATCTCAGCCTGCTTCCCTCTGATACAGAGCTCCCAATACCAGATATCCAGAGCCAGGTCCTCATCTTTACTGCCCCACCAGATCAGGTCGTCTTCGGCTTGTTCGAGATTTGGAGAGGTACATGGAAGGGAGGGCTCGAGATCGTTCGAGTCATCATCGACAAGGTCCCACCCGATAATTTTAAGCGATGA